A part of Hydrogenobacter sp. T-8 genomic DNA contains:
- the dnaJ gene encoding molecular chaperone DnaJ: MAQSAKRDYYEVLGVPRNATQEEIKKAYRRLARKYHPDFNKDPEAQEKFKEINEAYQVLSDPEKRKLYDQYGHAAFGAQSGGQEYQEVVFQNVGDLFEELFRGFGFEDIFERATRRKRRESRRPVKGEDIYYTVELSLEEAYRGTVVSIPLVREVLCDACGGSGYDRSKGERVCPTCGGRGEVVQRQFFMTIAQTCPTCGGEGVIREPCSKCRGRGTLPQREEVRVRIPAGVDTGSKVLAEGKGNAGMFGGPPGDLIITIKVKPHPIFERRGNNLYVDVNLKLTEAILGTELEVPTLEGKSVRVKTPPGVKEGDTIRVEGHGMPKLMSEGRGDLFVRVHIDVPKLGLMDKLFGDGRRIKQLLEELDKLLPEPERIRERQT; encoded by the coding sequence ATGGCTCAGTCAGCAAAGAGGGATTACTACGAGGTGCTTGGTGTTCCAAGAAACGCCACGCAGGAGGAGATAAAGAAGGCATACCGCCGGCTTGCCAGAAAATACCACCCAGACTTCAACAAGGACCCAGAGGCTCAGGAGAAGTTCAAGGAGATAAACGAAGCCTATCAGGTGCTTTCAGACCCGGAAAAGAGGAAGCTCTACGACCAGTATGGACACGCTGCCTTCGGAGCTCAGTCCGGTGGTCAGGAATACCAAGAGGTGGTCTTCCAAAACGTGGGAGACCTATTTGAAGAGCTATTTAGAGGCTTTGGCTTTGAAGACATCTTTGAAAGAGCAACACGTAGAAAAAGGCGTGAAAGCAGGAGACCTGTAAAGGGTGAAGATATATACTACACGGTGGAGCTAAGCCTTGAGGAAGCCTACAGGGGCACGGTGGTGAGCATTCCTCTGGTGAGAGAGGTTCTCTGCGATGCCTGCGGTGGAAGCGGTTACGACAGGAGCAAGGGAGAGAGGGTCTGTCCTACCTGTGGTGGAAGGGGGGAGGTGGTTCAAAGGCAGTTTTTCATGACCATAGCACAAACCTGTCCCACCTGTGGTGGTGAAGGTGTTATAAGAGAACCATGTTCCAAGTGCAGAGGTAGGGGAACCCTTCCTCAAAGGGAAGAGGTAAGGGTAAGGATTCCAGCTGGTGTAGATACGGGCAGTAAGGTGCTGGCAGAGGGCAAGGGCAACGCAGGCATGTTTGGGGGACCTCCTGGAGACCTTATCATAACCATAAAGGTAAAACCCCACCCTATCTTTGAAAGAAGGGGTAACAACCTCTATGTGGATGTAAACCTTAAGCTCACCGAGGCGATTCTTGGGACAGAGCTTGAAGTTCCTACCCTTGAAGGTAAGAGTGTTAGGGTGAAGACTCCCCCAGGGGTGAAAGAAGGAGACACCATAAGGGTAGAAGGGCATGGTATGCCAAAACTGATGTCCGAGGGAAGAGGAGACCTCTTTGTGAGGGTTCACATAGATGTTCCCAAGCTGGGCCTTATGGATAAACTATTTGGCGATGGTAGGAGGATAAAACAGCTTCTTGAGGAGCTTGACAAACTCTTGCCAGAGCCAGAACGCATAAGGGAGAGACAAACATGA
- a CDS encoding 50S ribosomal protein L11 methyltransferase, with product MTQKHKKYVYRLEPESFYQFLLEYGKGVEILSEGESFVEFALYEPYEGLEPLEVFEVEVLPPEKVFRARRVGKFMVLPSWIKPVVIRQGVAFGTGLHATTRLCLGLLQEYLQEGWSVLDVGTGTGILAIACKKLRAGRVLAIDIDPLAVQECVHNAKENCVEIECWHAKPEDIRETFDLLVANLELEIFKRELPYLMKLFRRVGVFSGLYGKEDLRAFLDLLGLRPAKIKRLENWYGVVVVQ from the coding sequence ATGACGCAAAAACACAAGAAGTATGTCTACAGGCTTGAACCAGAAAGCTTTTATCAGTTTCTCTTAGAGTATGGAAAGGGCGTGGAAATACTTTCAGAAGGTGAGTCCTTTGTGGAGTTTGCACTCTATGAACCCTATGAAGGGCTTGAACCCTTAGAGGTTTTTGAGGTAGAAGTCCTCCCGCCAGAAAAGGTCTTTAGGGCTCGCAGGGTAGGGAAGTTTATGGTTTTGCCCTCTTGGATAAAGCCAGTGGTTATAAGACAGGGAGTAGCCTTTGGCACTGGGCTACACGCTACCACACGCCTCTGTCTTGGGCTCCTCCAAGAGTATTTGCAAGAGGGTTGGTCTGTTTTGGACGTGGGAACTGGCACGGGTATACTTGCCATAGCCTGCAAAAAACTAAGAGCTGGCAGGGTCCTTGCCATAGACATAGACCCCCTTGCGGTCCAAGAGTGTGTGCATAATGCCAAAGAGAACTGCGTTGAGATTGAGTGTTGGCACGCCAAACCAGAGGACATAAGAGAAACCTTTGACCTCCTTGTGGCAAACCTTGAGTTAGAGATATTTAAAAGGGAGCTTCCGTATCTTATGAAACTCTTTAGAAGGGTTGGCGTTTTTTCTGGACTTTACGGAAAGGAAGACCTAAGGGCTTTTCTTGACCTGCTTGGTCTAAGACCTGCTAAAATAAAGAGGTTGGAAAACTGGTATGGCGTTGTGGTGGTGCAATGA
- the purF gene encoding amidophosphoribosyltransferase — MCGVFGVFNAQHAERYAFYGIYALQHRGQESVGIAVSDYESVKVIKKPGLVLEAIRKEDLQNMFGYLAIAHVRYSTAGDSGGVNSQPIVRETSLGVCAVVHNGNLVNYLPLRAELEAKGVRLFHTSDTELFLALLEEGEFVPENIDLHPSDRDLLPKVFYVLSRVKGAYSLIYLFKDRLVAIRDPMGFRPLLMGRLKDTILFASESCAFDILGGELWREVKPGEVVVVDQQGIRSYFPLRSERRAMCIFELVYFSKPESFVFDNWVYKARKRMGELLAYEDQVQADVVVPVPDSGIVPAIGYSQAKGLPLELGIIRNHYVGRSFIEPTQELRDIKVLMKLNPNRAVLEGKRVVVIDDSLVRGTTSKKIVSMLRRAGAREVHMRIASPPVIGPCYYGIDTPTRDELIANRMSVEDIRRFIGADSLKYLSLESLRSVVESPQDFCDACFSNHYPLEVEGTALRMR, encoded by the coding sequence ATGTGTGGAGTTTTTGGAGTTTTTAACGCACAGCATGCGGAAAGATACGCCTTTTATGGCATATATGCACTTCAACACAGAGGGCAAGAAAGCGTAGGTATAGCGGTCTCTGACTACGAGAGCGTAAAGGTGATAAAAAAGCCGGGGCTTGTGCTTGAAGCCATTAGAAAAGAAGACCTCCAAAACATGTTTGGATACCTTGCTATAGCTCATGTAAGGTATTCCACTGCGGGAGACTCTGGAGGTGTAAACTCCCAGCCTATTGTAAGAGAAACTTCCTTAGGAGTATGTGCGGTAGTTCACAATGGGAATTTGGTCAACTACCTTCCTCTAAGAGCGGAGCTTGAAGCTAAGGGTGTAAGGCTCTTTCATACCTCAGACACAGAGCTTTTCCTTGCTTTGCTTGAGGAGGGAGAGTTTGTGCCAGAAAACATAGACCTACATCCCTCTGATAGAGACCTTCTTCCAAAGGTCTTTTATGTGCTTTCAAGGGTGAAGGGTGCTTATAGCCTTATCTATCTTTTCAAGGACAGGCTTGTGGCAATAAGAGACCCTATGGGCTTTAGACCCCTTTTGATGGGAAGGCTAAAAGATACCATTCTCTTTGCCTCTGAAAGCTGTGCCTTTGATATACTGGGTGGAGAACTATGGAGGGAGGTAAAGCCAGGAGAGGTGGTGGTAGTAGACCAGCAGGGTATAAGGAGCTACTTTCCCCTTAGGTCAGAAAGGAGGGCTATGTGCATTTTTGAGCTTGTATACTTTTCAAAGCCAGAGAGCTTTGTTTTTGATAACTGGGTATACAAGGCACGCAAAAGGATGGGAGAGCTACTTGCCTATGAAGACCAGGTGCAGGCGGACGTGGTTGTCCCAGTCCCAGACTCTGGGATAGTGCCTGCCATAGGATACTCTCAGGCAAAGGGTCTTCCCCTTGAGCTCGGTATTATTAGAAATCACTATGTGGGTAGGAGCTTTATAGAACCTACGCAGGAGCTAAGGGACATAAAGGTGCTTATGAAGCTAAACCCCAACAGGGCGGTGCTTGAGGGCAAAAGGGTAGTGGTTATTGACGACTCTCTTGTGAGAGGGACTACTTCAAAGAAGATAGTTAGCATGCTAAGGCGTGCGGGAGCAAGAGAGGTCCATATGCGTATAGCGTCTCCACCAGTTATAGGACCCTGCTACTATGGAATAGATACACCCACAAGGGATGAGCTTATTGCCAACAGAATGAGCGTAGAGGACATAAGAAGGTTCATAGGTGCGGACTCTCTTAAATACCTTTCCCTTGAGAGCTTAAGGTCTGTGGTGGAAAGCCCTCAGG
- a CDS encoding heat shock protein transcriptional repressor HspR translates to MKKERTRLYTIGVVASMFNIHPQTLRLYEREGLIKPTRSKGRTRYYTEEDIQRLEFILTLSRDLGVNLAGIDIILRMKEQIEELEAQVQKLIEFIQREVSEVYQKDEGIKSIVLAERRDILKSIRKQ, encoded by the coding sequence ATGAAGAAGGAAAGAACACGGCTCTACACCATAGGTGTGGTAGCCAGCATGTTCAACATACACCCGCAAACCCTCAGGCTCTACGAAAGGGAAGGTCTTATAAAGCCCACAAGGAGCAAGGGAAGGACGCGCTACTATACCGAAGAGGACATACAAAGGCTTGAGTTTATCCTTACCCTCAGCAGGGACTTGGGTGTAAACCTTGCGGGCATTGACATAATCCTTCGCATGAAGGAGCAGATTGAGGAACTGGAAGCTCAAGTGCAAAAGCTCATAGAGTTCATACAAAGGGAGGTTTCAGAGGTATACCAGAAGGATGAGGGCATAAAGTCCATAGTCCTTGCAGAGAGGAGGGACATACTCAAGTCCATAAGGAAACAGTAA
- a CDS encoding cation:proton antiporter regulatory subunit — translation MDIKETDLPGIGKKYSISLREGRELVLVIYNTGKREIYLMEEEETACVFDLTEEEAKELGFLLAGALYQPIKADKMELILKEVVMEWVKIEVGSNFINKTIAELQIRRTTGVSVIAIERKGKIIPSPDPYKEKIELGDVLIVVGTRMQINHFLELCGRCST, via the coding sequence ATGGACATAAAGGAAACGGACTTGCCTGGCATAGGCAAGAAGTATTCCATAAGCCTGAGAGAGGGGAGGGAGTTGGTGCTTGTAATATACAACACGGGCAAGAGGGAAATATATCTCATGGAAGAGGAGGAGACCGCCTGTGTCTTTGACCTAACAGAAGAAGAAGCAAAGGAGCTTGGCTTTTTGCTTGCGGGGGCTCTCTATCAGCCTATAAAGGCGGATAAGATGGAGCTTATCCTAAAAGAGGTAGTTATGGAATGGGTAAAGATAGAGGTGGGGTCAAACTTTATAAACAAAACCATAGCGGAGCTTCAGATAAGAAGGACAACGGGTGTGTCTGTTATAGCTATAGAAAGAAAGGGGAAAATTATACCAAGCCCAGACCCATACAAGGAAAAGATAGAGTTAGGGGACGTGCTAATAGTTGTGGGCACGCGTATGCAGATAAACCATTTTCTGGAACTCTGCGGAAGGTGTAGCACGTAG
- a CDS encoding lysophospholipid acyltransferase family protein: protein MKRLRHRLSVFLAPFVAFLLRLIHKTIRWDKRIDYELYRGKVIALLHGNALGVAMLGIDRGIYALVSRFRDGDIAERFLLSLGYKVVRGSSEEGKPQKGGSVGLLRLVKVLKEGNTVAITVDGPKGPYGKVKAGVILLAQKTGTPIIPVYVDFDWSVRLKTWDRLTIPLPFSRAKVRIGSPLWVLPEDSVEAKREELEEVLSFLSLGKVSEKTLELKGS, encoded by the coding sequence ATGAAAAGGTTAAGGCACAGACTTTCTGTTTTTTTGGCGCCATTCGTTGCCTTTTTACTAAGACTTATTCACAAAACCATAAGGTGGGACAAGAGGATAGACTACGAGCTATACAGGGGCAAGGTCATAGCCCTTCTTCATGGAAACGCTCTTGGGGTTGCCATGCTCGGTATAGACAGGGGCATATACGCCTTAGTGAGTAGGTTCAGAGATGGGGACATTGCGGAGAGGTTCCTTCTTAGCCTTGGCTACAAGGTGGTGAGAGGCTCAAGCGAAGAGGGAAAGCCACAAAAGGGTGGAAGCGTAGGACTTCTTAGGTTGGTAAAAGTCCTCAAAGAGGGAAACACGGTTGCCATAACGGTGGACGGACCAAAGGGTCCCTATGGAAAGGTAAAGGCAGGTGTAATTTTGCTCGCACAGAAAACAGGCACACCTATAATTCCTGTGTATGTGGATTTTGATTGGTCTGTGAGGTTAAAAACGTGGGATAGGCTTACCATCCCTTTACCCTTTTCAAGGGCAAAAGTGAGGATAGGTAGTCCTCTTTGGGTTCTCCCTGAGGACAGCGTAGAGGCTAAAAGGGAGGAGCTGGAGGAGGTCCTTTCTTTTCTCTCTTTGGGAAAAGTCTCTGAGAAAACCCTGGAGCTAAAAGGAAGCTAA
- a CDS encoding cation:proton antiporter — translation MHNPQDFILAGGVFLLLFFSALFLSRIKVPYILSFMLAGLLGKSFLPHRAEDVLIIFEYSAVILLFFFIGLEYSFERLAGMKRVLKPSFLDFLFNFVPAFIITYLFTKDLVFSLVMGAVVYPSSTAITAKLLMDYKRLVNPEAELLIGILIFEDLVSIVLLSVLTGLTFGGEPDVISVSRGVLAVVFLFGVFYLLKAPSEKAFDYLDRKLDEGLVPFMVLGFLLLSSGISLKVGLSDALVAFMLGVLVPEKSRIFEVIERSLSELKDISVGVFFFMFTFHAKLNFDFDPWLLAILLAIAILLKLLSTYYGAIVYGLTKRTAMRASLSFIQRGEFSVIFASFYEPTQSLTFALVLFTALLGSFSFLLAPGFSQRLFPKREKKGPPPAPPF, via the coding sequence ATGCACAACCCTCAAGACTTCATACTGGCTGGGGGAGTATTTCTGCTCCTTTTCTTTTCTGCTCTTTTTCTCTCAAGGATAAAGGTTCCCTACATTCTTTCCTTCATGCTCGCAGGTCTTTTAGGTAAGTCCTTTTTACCTCACAGGGCGGAGGATGTATTGATAATCTTTGAATACTCTGCGGTTATCCTCCTCTTTTTCTTTATAGGTCTTGAGTATTCCTTTGAAAGGCTGGCAGGCATGAAAAGGGTGTTAAAGCCTAGCTTCTTAGATTTCCTGTTTAACTTTGTGCCTGCCTTCATTATCACCTACCTTTTCACGAAGGACTTGGTCTTTTCCCTCGTTATGGGTGCGGTGGTATATCCCAGTAGCACTGCCATAACCGCAAAGCTCCTTATGGACTACAAAAGGCTCGTAAACCCAGAGGCGGAGCTGTTAATTGGAATACTAATTTTTGAAGACCTTGTGAGCATAGTGCTTTTGTCTGTGCTTACTGGTCTTACCTTTGGGGGTGAGCCGGATGTGATAAGTGTTTCGAGGGGAGTTCTGGCGGTAGTTTTCCTCTTCGGAGTTTTCTACCTTTTGAAGGCTCCTTCTGAGAAAGCCTTTGATTACCTTGACAGAAAACTGGATGAGGGGCTTGTCCCCTTTATGGTGCTTGGCTTTTTGCTTCTCTCCTCTGGAATAAGTCTTAAGGTAGGTCTCTCTGATGCACTTGTTGCCTTTATGTTAGGTGTGCTGGTGCCAGAAAAGAGCAGGATATTTGAGGTCATAGAAAGGTCTCTTTCAGAGCTAAAGGACATATCTGTGGGAGTTTTCTTCTTCATGTTTACCTTCCATGCAAAGCTCAATTTTGACTTTGACCCTTGGCTTTTAGCCATCCTACTGGCGATTGCTATCTTGCTTAAACTTCTCTCTACCTATTACGGTGCGATTGTCTACGGGCTTACAAAGAGAACTGCTATGAGAGCCTCTCTCTCCTTTATCCAGCGAGGGGAGTTTTCTGTTATCTTTGCAAGCTTCTATGAGCCCACCCAATCCCTTACCTTTGCCCTCGTGCTTTTTACTGCACTGCTCGGTAGTTTTAGCTTCCTTTTAGCTCCAGGGTTTTCTCAGAGACTTTTCCCAAAGAGAGAAAAGAAAGGACCTCCTCCAGCTCCTCCCTTTTAG
- a CDS encoding M23 family metallopeptidase — MRYRYRLEEKREKRLGLIRLIRRLAIFSLVLIMFYTLFIFTGGRPSISEEYLRSLSLIPSEKTFTLQTSKPIKEIRIYAEQEGQKREIYQAKLSEPSKEISFTLRAKETGLKDGSARLHVKISSGFLQSRSYSFDALVDTIPPRFSLISYLSSPTLGGTSAIKIRTEEEVDAFVLIGQYEYRLYPLGDGYYFGLFPIRLDQQDLNSITVVVKDKVGNRSQQTLSLRVRSVRFKEDKITIDDNFINRVIYPLLGEEGKGLESLQAFKRVNELWRQRDMARLQEIGRKSEPRVLWEGAFLQLPKSKVLAGYGEIRHYYYNGQKVSESRHMGFDFASVERAQVPASNSGVVVFTGDLGIYGNTVVIDHGMGLMSLYGHLSEVGVKEGQYVKKGEVIGKTGKTGLALGDHLHFGILVQGYEVNPLQWLDSKWIRDNILSVLEAR; from the coding sequence ATGAGATACAGATATAGACTTGAAGAAAAAAGGGAAAAAAGGCTGGGACTTATAAGGCTTATAAGGAGGCTGGCAATTTTTTCCCTTGTCCTTATAATGTTCTACACACTTTTTATCTTTACAGGTGGAAGACCAAGCATATCGGAAGAATACCTAAGGTCTTTGTCCCTTATACCTTCGGAAAAAACCTTTACTCTTCAAACCAGTAAACCCATAAAGGAAATAAGGATTTACGCAGAGCAAGAAGGTCAAAAAAGGGAGATATATCAAGCAAAGCTCTCAGAACCTTCAAAGGAAATAAGTTTTACCCTTAGAGCAAAGGAAACAGGTCTTAAAGATGGCAGTGCAAGACTTCACGTGAAGATTTCTTCAGGCTTTTTACAGAGCAGGAGCTATTCCTTTGATGCCCTTGTAGATACCATACCCCCAAGGTTTAGCCTTATCTCTTACCTCTCCTCTCCCACGCTTGGTGGAACCTCTGCAATAAAGATAAGGACGGAAGAAGAGGTTGATGCTTTTGTTCTTATAGGACAGTATGAGTATAGGCTTTATCCTCTTGGCGATGGATACTATTTTGGTCTCTTTCCCATAAGGCTTGACCAACAGGATTTAAACAGTATCACAGTAGTAGTAAAAGACAAAGTGGGAAACCGCTCTCAACAAACTCTGTCCTTAAGGGTAAGGAGCGTAAGGTTTAAGGAGGACAAGATAACCATAGATGATAACTTCATAAACAGGGTTATATACCCCCTTCTCGGAGAGGAAGGTAAAGGACTTGAATCCCTACAAGCCTTTAAGAGAGTAAACGAGCTATGGAGACAAAGAGATATGGCAAGACTTCAGGAGATAGGCAGGAAAAGTGAGCCAAGGGTCCTTTGGGAAGGTGCCTTTTTACAACTGCCAAAGAGCAAGGTGCTTGCAGGTTATGGAGAAATAAGACACTACTACTATAATGGGCAAAAGGTCAGTGAAAGTAGGCACATGGGCTTTGACTTTGCCTCTGTGGAGAGGGCACAAGTGCCAGCGAGCAATTCGGGAGTGGTGGTCTTTACTGGAGACCTTGGCATATATGGAAACACGGTGGTAATAGACCATGGCATGGGTCTTATGAGCCTTTACGGTCATCTTTCAGAAGTCGGTGTCAAAGAAGGTCAGTATGTAAAGAAGGGAGAAGTCATAGGAAAGACTGGCAAAACAGGTCTTGCCCTTGGAGACCATCTTCACTTTGGGATTTTGGTGCAAGGGTATGAAGTAAATCCCCTTCAGTGGCTTGACTCCAAGTGGATAAGGGACAACATACTTTCTGTCCTTGAGGCAAGATGA